One Triticum dicoccoides isolate Atlit2015 ecotype Zavitan chromosome 5B, WEW_v2.0, whole genome shotgun sequence genomic window carries:
- the LOC119312021 gene encoding calmodulin-binding protein 60 F-like isoform X2, which yields MAQKRPLEATPPEQEAPRSPRKRLRRTVLLMMWLERRRARAVTVGQMEHMVSQAQLDMAKLFMLLMVLVARLGSMERLLLDLPNIVQTLLAQQFDALHRSVMVSIQDTIRSTVQTEIQGRQAASLPNGINEPPRQISEGFPETGGITGVKLRFVDVDRPIDTLFTGYPVQWQNGGNAKIAIFENDRQIMQGDLSKLQIEILAVHADFFTEQGQADFTKEELNKQIYMHKGKELVLSTVNLTNGESSLGSFVFPESSHGKKLRLTARVKRQVLTTRVQEAITDPFVVKDRRSELNKKSYPPSKEEAVHCLEKISLKGKHCAILVEKNITTVKHLMRQYHRDESVLQKLIGMKKGDWNTMIKHANTSVPGDEIYSYWVPEDNCEILFNDFYDLVGKMTDNYVPYSVNNVNQFPQHKVNNWKKSAYKKFDERESSGGLTPDYFMNDGRPVRAMPLNNDAGPSVQARPTWQYPNDMAGQHEFGDRRPLNGFSRAAVLSNNDAGPSNQETLPFSQPTYGQTMHQDSFGDQLAVGTPYYLAQGNFINDQGQGSFSAEPTIPSHIPVPVPEDDPITFTAASLTGQQNGHLSFSTTDAPVTSYPVAGIAGTSSDGVSLGTSSVNSVQADIFSGLSPFESEELLELQTHLTEQDFVQANIELPNSDNQFYGYEHDGGDR from the exons ATGGCGCAGAAGCGGCCGCTGGAGGCCACCCCGCCGGAGCAGGAGGCGCCGCGGTCCCCGAGGAAGCGGCTGCGCCGGACGGTGCTCCTCATGATGTGGCT ggagaggaggagggcgagggcggTCACCGTCGGCCAGATGGAGCACATGGTTAGCCAG GCGCAACTGGATATGGCCAAACTGTTTATGCTTCTCATGGTGCTCGTCGCGCGGCTTGGCTCCATGGAGAGGCTTCTCCTCGACCTCCCCAACATAGTCCAGACATTGTTGGCGCAGCAGTTTGATGCTCTTCACAG ATCTGTGATGGTATCCATACAAGATACGATTCGATCGACTGTACAGACAGAG ATACAAGGACGGCAAGCAGCTTCACTTCCTAATGGCATTAATGAACCTCCTAG GCAGATATCAGAAGGTTTTCCTGAAACTGGAGGCATCACTGGAGTCAAGCTGCGCTTTGTCGATGTTGACAGACCAATAGATACACTTTTCACTGGTTATCCAGTGCAgtggcagaatggaggaaacgctaAGATAGCGATCTTTGAAAATGATAGGCAAATCATGCAGGGAGACCTTTCTAAATTGCAAATTGAGATTTTAGCAGTCCATGCTGATTTCTTTACGGAGCAAGGACAAGCGGACTTCACCAAGGAGGAATTGAACAAGCAGATATATATGCATAAAGGGAAAGAGTTAGTGTTGTCAACTGTTAATCTAACAAATGGCGAGTCCTCTCTTGGTTCCTTCGTTTTTCCAGAGAGCTCCCATGGGAAAAAGTTAAGATTAACAGCACGAGTGAAAAGGCAGGTTCTTACTACCAGAGTTCAGGAAGCAATCACTGATCCTTTTGTCGTCAAAGACCGCCGAAGTGAAT TAAATAAAAAGAGTTATCCTCCGTCTAAAGAAGAAGCAGTACATTGTTTGGAGAAAATTTCTCTAAAGGGGAAACATTGTGCTATCCTTGTTGAGAAAAATATCACTACAGTGAAGCACTTGATGCGTCAGTACCACAGGGATGAATCTGTTCTCCAAAAG CTTATTGGCATGAAGAAAGGGGATTGGAATACCATGATTAAACATGCCAACACGTCTGTTCCTGGGGATGAGATCTATTCCTATTGGGTTCCAGAGGATAATTGTGAAATCTTATTCAATGATTTCTATGATCTTGTCGGTAAGATGACTGATAACTACGTTCCTTACAGTGTCAACAACGTCAATCAGTTTCCACAG CATAAAGTGAACAATTGGAAAAAGTCTGCGTATAAGAAGTTTGATGAGCGGGAGAGCTCAGGTGGTCTTACCCCTGATTACTTCATGAACGATGGCCGCCCTGTCCGTGCAATGCCTCTGAACAATGATGCAGGTCCTTCTGTACAAGCTAGACCAACATGGCAATATCCTAATGACATGGCTGGACAACATG AATTTGGTGATCgacgcccattgaatgggttctcacgGGCCGCAGTCCTGTCAAACAATGATGCCGGTCCTTCAAACCAAGAAACACTACCGTTTTCACAGCCCACGTATGGACAGACTATGCATCAAG ATAGTTTTGGGGATCAACTTGCTGTAGGAACTCCTTACTATCTGGCCCAGGGAAATTTCATAAATGATCAGGGACAGGGATCATTTTCAGCAGAGCCAACTATTCCGTCCCACATTCCTGTACCA GTTCCAGAGGATGACCCAATCACATTCACAGCTGCAAGTCTAACTGGCCAACAGAATGGACACTTGAGCTTCTCGACAACTGATGCTCCTGTTACTTCTTATCCTGTAGCAG GTATCGCTGGGACTTCCTCAGATGGAGTTAGTCTGGGAACCTCTTCAGTTAACAGTGTGCAGGCTGACATCTTCAGTGGGTTAAGTCCATTTGAA TCAGAGGAATTGCTAGAACTACAAACACATCTGACAGAGCAGGACTTCGTGCAAGCTAACATCG AACTGCCGAATTCCGACAACCAATTTTACGGTTATGAACATGATGGCGGCGACCGCTGA
- the LOC119312021 gene encoding calmodulin-binding protein 60 F-like isoform X1: MAQKRPLEATPPEQEAPRSPRKRLRRTVLLMMWLERRRARAVTVGQMEHMVSQAQLDMAKLFMLLMVLVARLGSMERLLLDLPNIVQTLLAQQFDALHRSVMVSIQDTIRSTVQTEIQGRQAASLPNGINEPPRQISEGFPETGGITGVKLRFVDVDRPIDTLFTGYPVQWQNGGNAKIAIFENDRQIMQGDLSKLQIEILAVHADFFTEQGQADFTKEELNKQIYMHKGKELVLSTVNLTNGESSLGSFVFPESSHGKKLRLTARVKRQVLTTRVQEAITDPFVVKDRRSELNKKSYPPSKEEAVHCLEKISLKGKHCAILVEKNITTVKHLMRQYHRDESVLQKLIGMKKGDWNTMIKHANTSVPGDEIYSYWVPEDNCEILFNDFYDLVGKMTDNYVPYSVNNVNQFPQHKVNNWKKSAYKKFDERESSGGLTPDYFMNDGRPVRAMPLNNDAGPSVQARPTWQYPNDMAGQHEFGDRRPLNGFSRAAVLSNNDAGPSNQETLPFSQPTYGQTMHQDSFGDQLAVGTPYYLAQGNFINDQGQGSFSAEPTIPSHIPVPVPEDDPITFTAASLTGQQNGHLSFSTTDAPVTSYPVAGIAGTSSDGVSLGTSSVNSVQADIFSGLSPFESEELLELQTHLTEQDFVQANIAELPNSDNQFYGYEHDGGDR; encoded by the exons ATGGCGCAGAAGCGGCCGCTGGAGGCCACCCCGCCGGAGCAGGAGGCGCCGCGGTCCCCGAGGAAGCGGCTGCGCCGGACGGTGCTCCTCATGATGTGGCT ggagaggaggagggcgagggcggTCACCGTCGGCCAGATGGAGCACATGGTTAGCCAG GCGCAACTGGATATGGCCAAACTGTTTATGCTTCTCATGGTGCTCGTCGCGCGGCTTGGCTCCATGGAGAGGCTTCTCCTCGACCTCCCCAACATAGTCCAGACATTGTTGGCGCAGCAGTTTGATGCTCTTCACAG ATCTGTGATGGTATCCATACAAGATACGATTCGATCGACTGTACAGACAGAG ATACAAGGACGGCAAGCAGCTTCACTTCCTAATGGCATTAATGAACCTCCTAG GCAGATATCAGAAGGTTTTCCTGAAACTGGAGGCATCACTGGAGTCAAGCTGCGCTTTGTCGATGTTGACAGACCAATAGATACACTTTTCACTGGTTATCCAGTGCAgtggcagaatggaggaaacgctaAGATAGCGATCTTTGAAAATGATAGGCAAATCATGCAGGGAGACCTTTCTAAATTGCAAATTGAGATTTTAGCAGTCCATGCTGATTTCTTTACGGAGCAAGGACAAGCGGACTTCACCAAGGAGGAATTGAACAAGCAGATATATATGCATAAAGGGAAAGAGTTAGTGTTGTCAACTGTTAATCTAACAAATGGCGAGTCCTCTCTTGGTTCCTTCGTTTTTCCAGAGAGCTCCCATGGGAAAAAGTTAAGATTAACAGCACGAGTGAAAAGGCAGGTTCTTACTACCAGAGTTCAGGAAGCAATCACTGATCCTTTTGTCGTCAAAGACCGCCGAAGTGAAT TAAATAAAAAGAGTTATCCTCCGTCTAAAGAAGAAGCAGTACATTGTTTGGAGAAAATTTCTCTAAAGGGGAAACATTGTGCTATCCTTGTTGAGAAAAATATCACTACAGTGAAGCACTTGATGCGTCAGTACCACAGGGATGAATCTGTTCTCCAAAAG CTTATTGGCATGAAGAAAGGGGATTGGAATACCATGATTAAACATGCCAACACGTCTGTTCCTGGGGATGAGATCTATTCCTATTGGGTTCCAGAGGATAATTGTGAAATCTTATTCAATGATTTCTATGATCTTGTCGGTAAGATGACTGATAACTACGTTCCTTACAGTGTCAACAACGTCAATCAGTTTCCACAG CATAAAGTGAACAATTGGAAAAAGTCTGCGTATAAGAAGTTTGATGAGCGGGAGAGCTCAGGTGGTCTTACCCCTGATTACTTCATGAACGATGGCCGCCCTGTCCGTGCAATGCCTCTGAACAATGATGCAGGTCCTTCTGTACAAGCTAGACCAACATGGCAATATCCTAATGACATGGCTGGACAACATG AATTTGGTGATCgacgcccattgaatgggttctcacgGGCCGCAGTCCTGTCAAACAATGATGCCGGTCCTTCAAACCAAGAAACACTACCGTTTTCACAGCCCACGTATGGACAGACTATGCATCAAG ATAGTTTTGGGGATCAACTTGCTGTAGGAACTCCTTACTATCTGGCCCAGGGAAATTTCATAAATGATCAGGGACAGGGATCATTTTCAGCAGAGCCAACTATTCCGTCCCACATTCCTGTACCA GTTCCAGAGGATGACCCAATCACATTCACAGCTGCAAGTCTAACTGGCCAACAGAATGGACACTTGAGCTTCTCGACAACTGATGCTCCTGTTACTTCTTATCCTGTAGCAG GTATCGCTGGGACTTCCTCAGATGGAGTTAGTCTGGGAACCTCTTCAGTTAACAGTGTGCAGGCTGACATCTTCAGTGGGTTAAGTCCATTTGAA TCAGAGGAATTGCTAGAACTACAAACACATCTGACAGAGCAGGACTTCGTGCAAGCTAACATCG CAGAACTGCCGAATTCCGACAACCAATTTTACGGTTATGAACATGATGGCGGCGACCGCTGA
- the LOC119312021 gene encoding calmodulin-binding protein 60 F-like isoform X3: MAQKRPLEATPPEQEAPRSPRKRLRRTVLLMMWLERRRARAVTVGQMEHMVSQAQLDMAKLFMLLMVLVARLGSMERLLLDLPNIVQTLLAQQFDALHRSVMVSIQDTIRSTVQTEIQGRQAASLPNGINEPPRQISEGFPETGGITGVKLRFVDVDRPIDTLFTGYPVQWQNGGNAKIAIFENDRQIMQGDLSKLQIEILAVHADFFTEQGQADFTKEELNKQIYMHKGKELVLSTVNLTNGESSLGSFVFPESSHGKKLRLTARVKRQVLTTRVQEAITDPFVVKDRRSELNKKSYPPSKEEAVHCLEKISLKGKHCAILVEKNITTVKHLMRQYHRDESVLQKLIGMKKGDWNTMIKHANTSVPGDEIYSYWVPEDNCEILFNDFYDLVGKMTDNYVPYSVNNVNQFPQHKVNNWKKSAYKKFDERESSGGLTPDYFMNDGRPVRAMPLNNDAGPSVQARPTWQYPNDMAGQHEFGDRRPLNGFSRAAVLSNNDAGPSNQETLPFSQPTYGQTMHQGTPYYLAQGNFINDQGQGSFSAEPTIPSHIPVPVPEDDPITFTAASLTGQQNGHLSFSTTDAPVTSYPVAGIAGTSSDGVSLGTSSVNSVQADIFSGLSPFESEELLELQTHLTEQDFVQANIAELPNSDNQFYGYEHDGGDR, encoded by the exons ATGGCGCAGAAGCGGCCGCTGGAGGCCACCCCGCCGGAGCAGGAGGCGCCGCGGTCCCCGAGGAAGCGGCTGCGCCGGACGGTGCTCCTCATGATGTGGCT ggagaggaggagggcgagggcggTCACCGTCGGCCAGATGGAGCACATGGTTAGCCAG GCGCAACTGGATATGGCCAAACTGTTTATGCTTCTCATGGTGCTCGTCGCGCGGCTTGGCTCCATGGAGAGGCTTCTCCTCGACCTCCCCAACATAGTCCAGACATTGTTGGCGCAGCAGTTTGATGCTCTTCACAG ATCTGTGATGGTATCCATACAAGATACGATTCGATCGACTGTACAGACAGAG ATACAAGGACGGCAAGCAGCTTCACTTCCTAATGGCATTAATGAACCTCCTAG GCAGATATCAGAAGGTTTTCCTGAAACTGGAGGCATCACTGGAGTCAAGCTGCGCTTTGTCGATGTTGACAGACCAATAGATACACTTTTCACTGGTTATCCAGTGCAgtggcagaatggaggaaacgctaAGATAGCGATCTTTGAAAATGATAGGCAAATCATGCAGGGAGACCTTTCTAAATTGCAAATTGAGATTTTAGCAGTCCATGCTGATTTCTTTACGGAGCAAGGACAAGCGGACTTCACCAAGGAGGAATTGAACAAGCAGATATATATGCATAAAGGGAAAGAGTTAGTGTTGTCAACTGTTAATCTAACAAATGGCGAGTCCTCTCTTGGTTCCTTCGTTTTTCCAGAGAGCTCCCATGGGAAAAAGTTAAGATTAACAGCACGAGTGAAAAGGCAGGTTCTTACTACCAGAGTTCAGGAAGCAATCACTGATCCTTTTGTCGTCAAAGACCGCCGAAGTGAAT TAAATAAAAAGAGTTATCCTCCGTCTAAAGAAGAAGCAGTACATTGTTTGGAGAAAATTTCTCTAAAGGGGAAACATTGTGCTATCCTTGTTGAGAAAAATATCACTACAGTGAAGCACTTGATGCGTCAGTACCACAGGGATGAATCTGTTCTCCAAAAG CTTATTGGCATGAAGAAAGGGGATTGGAATACCATGATTAAACATGCCAACACGTCTGTTCCTGGGGATGAGATCTATTCCTATTGGGTTCCAGAGGATAATTGTGAAATCTTATTCAATGATTTCTATGATCTTGTCGGTAAGATGACTGATAACTACGTTCCTTACAGTGTCAACAACGTCAATCAGTTTCCACAG CATAAAGTGAACAATTGGAAAAAGTCTGCGTATAAGAAGTTTGATGAGCGGGAGAGCTCAGGTGGTCTTACCCCTGATTACTTCATGAACGATGGCCGCCCTGTCCGTGCAATGCCTCTGAACAATGATGCAGGTCCTTCTGTACAAGCTAGACCAACATGGCAATATCCTAATGACATGGCTGGACAACATG AATTTGGTGATCgacgcccattgaatgggttctcacgGGCCGCAGTCCTGTCAAACAATGATGCCGGTCCTTCAAACCAAGAAACACTACCGTTTTCACAGCCCACGTATGGACAGACTATGCATCAAG GAACTCCTTACTATCTGGCCCAGGGAAATTTCATAAATGATCAGGGACAGGGATCATTTTCAGCAGAGCCAACTATTCCGTCCCACATTCCTGTACCA GTTCCAGAGGATGACCCAATCACATTCACAGCTGCAAGTCTAACTGGCCAACAGAATGGACACTTGAGCTTCTCGACAACTGATGCTCCTGTTACTTCTTATCCTGTAGCAG GTATCGCTGGGACTTCCTCAGATGGAGTTAGTCTGGGAACCTCTTCAGTTAACAGTGTGCAGGCTGACATCTTCAGTGGGTTAAGTCCATTTGAA TCAGAGGAATTGCTAGAACTACAAACACATCTGACAGAGCAGGACTTCGTGCAAGCTAACATCG CAGAACTGCCGAATTCCGACAACCAATTTTACGGTTATGAACATGATGGCGGCGACCGCTGA